One Branchiostoma floridae strain S238N-H82 chromosome 1, Bfl_VNyyK, whole genome shotgun sequence genomic region harbors:
- the LOC118413415 gene encoding transmembrane protein 179B-like — MAGVGVNVMLLVQTLLYAACGIASLATSIPTGIEEANFGSNCILYGSLKWKNETAKTFEVASFGSPSSCHFCIYLSVFTLFYGLLAAGYHGYALYKQIDPAEMWVMPVILCNAGLMALVFIAACVMSVGFTMWCTSLSSLGFKCVDAPTLDWGTYNGSTFYTHLAAAQGAFWVTFLMWGGNLGMSLWRWRLNRRARSQAQMPATVSDKAPITDHPEYDPSASRVI; from the exons ATGGCAGGAGTTGGGGTGAATGTGATGTTATTGGTCCAAACTTTACTTTACGCTGCCTGCGGTATCGCCAGCTTAGCCACGTCTATTCCAACCGGTATTGAAGAG GCCAACTTTGGATCCAATTGTATCTTGTATGGCAGCTTGAAATGGAAAAATGAAACGGCAAAAACATTTGAAGTGGCAAGCTTTGGTTCTCCCAGTTCCTGCCATTTTTGTATCTACCTGAGTGTGTTTACCCTGTTCTATGGACTGCTGGCTGCGGGTTACCATGGCTATGCCCTCTACAAACAGATAGACCC GGCAGAGATGTGGGTGATGCCAGTCATCCTGTGCAATGCAGGCCTGATGGCCCTGGTCTTCATCGCTGCCTGTGTCATGTCAGTGGGGTTCACCATGTGGTGTACCTCTCTCAgcagcttagggttcaa ATGTGTGGATGCACCAACTTTGGACTGGGGAACGTACAATGGTTCAACATTTTATACACACCTGGCAGCTGCACAG GGTGCCTTCTGGGTGACTTTCCTGATGTGGGGTGGCAATCTGGGGATGTCCCTCTGGAGATGGAGGCTAAACAGAAGAGCCCGGTCACAGGCGCAGATGCCTGCCACGGTGTCGGACAAGGCCCCTATCACAGACCATCCTGAATACGACCCCAGCGCCAGCAGAGTCATCTAA